The following coding sequences are from one Dermacentor silvarum isolate Dsil-2018 chromosome 4, BIME_Dsil_1.4, whole genome shotgun sequence window:
- the LOC119450713 gene encoding gamma-interferon-inducible lysosomal thiol reductase, which produces MPSSRLQPKGLLVVAFAVTSLLCSASSQNVVNITLFYEGLCPGCHSFILDQLHPTYGKLQDYLNVDILPFGNAHIDVVNGTVKFHCQHGPDECYINEVHTCAVKYVHPTRKLLDFVACMLSQNVPTKAGKPCAQKVGTDWGVLDRCSSGPEGTQLLLDMGKRTRNHKPPIQYVPWIEVNGAHNATIQEKAQVELFGFACELLEPDAPRICKKPSSYYCAARQ; this is translated from the coding sequence ATGCCGTCCTCCCGTTTACAACCAAAGGGTCTTCTGGTGGTAGCGTTTGCTGTCACATCTCTGCTGTGCTCCGCGTCTTCCCAGAACGTCGTGAATATCACGCTCTTCTACGAGGGACTTTGTCCTGGCTGCCACTCTTTCATCCTGGACCAACTACACCCCACGTACGGCAAGCTCCAAGACTACCTCAATGTCGATATCTTGCCTTTCGGCAACGCCCACATAGACGTCGTCAACGGTACCGTCAAATTTCACTGCCAGCATGGCCCTGATGAGTGCTACATCAACGAAGTACATACGTGCGCTGTCAAGTATGTCCACCCGACCCGAAAGCTTCTAGACTTCGTTGCATGCATGCTTAGCCAGAACGTTCCCACGAAAGCGGGCAAGCCGTGCGCCCAGAAGGTGGGTACCGACTGGGGTGTCTTGGACAGATGCAGCAGTGGACCAGAAGGTACGCAGCTTCTGTTAGACATGGGAAAGAGGACGCGGAACCACAAACCACCAATCCAGTACGTGCCGTGGATAGAAGTCAACGGAGCGCACAACGCCACCATTCAAGAGAAGGCGCAGGTAGAACTGTTTGGTTTCGCCTGCGAGCTTCTCGAGCCAGATGCCCCTAGGATCTGCAAGAAGCCGAGCTCCTATTATTGCGCCGCACGACAGTGA